In Janthinobacterium sp. 67, a genomic segment contains:
- a CDS encoding GGDEF domain-containing protein, with protein sequence MRVPDLSTLRRVAVPLAFGGNSEQQHTYFAELHRVGMVTQVLGIIAFSLTWLLMPPAYHPNLTHAVLALLGMLISLVVRYRCTTLPVLTVTGACAVLALTFGLRTMADAVQHASFWVLPVGVFMTLAIASIFNGGLSYLAVVAGVWWNVGHGLYPVNAGLPDQSWPPLMIAVSVLFGLALNVSFSLLRLRNYHSKVELTRLAFQDSLTGLNNRRMFTQRAQQLHGAPHGGVLHFLMIDIDNFKIINDQQGHDAGDAVLVRTAAVIADKAQGHLCGRLGGEEFGIVYAGGRDDARAFAGALVEAVSQAFHAAQFVSISVGVAELDRGKDLGHSYRLADEALYLAKRQGKNRYVIA encoded by the coding sequence ATGCGCGTACCTGATTTGTCTACCTTGCGGCGCGTCGCCGTGCCCCTCGCGTTTGGCGGCAACAGCGAGCAGCAGCATACCTATTTTGCCGAATTGCACCGGGTCGGCATGGTCACGCAAGTGCTGGGCATCATCGCCTTCAGCCTGACGTGGCTGCTGATGCCGCCCGCCTACCACCCGAACCTCACGCATGCCGTGCTGGCGCTGCTGGGCATGCTGATCAGCCTGGTGGTGCGCTACCGCTGCACCACATTGCCCGTGCTGACCGTCACGGGCGCCTGCGCCGTGCTGGCCCTGACTTTTGGCTTGCGTACCATGGCCGATGCCGTGCAGCACGCCAGTTTCTGGGTCTTGCCCGTGGGCGTCTTCATGACTCTGGCCATCGCCTCCATCTTCAACGGCGGCCTCAGCTACCTGGCCGTGGTGGCCGGCGTGTGGTGGAACGTGGGCCACGGCCTGTATCCCGTCAACGCGGGCTTGCCCGACCAGTCGTGGCCGCCGCTGATGATCGCCGTCAGCGTGCTGTTCGGGCTGGCGCTGAACGTCAGCTTCAGTTTATTACGCTTGCGTAACTATCACTCGAAGGTGGAATTGACGCGGCTGGCCTTCCAGGACAGCCTGACGGGCCTGAACAACCGCCGCATGTTCACGCAGCGCGCCCAGCAACTGCATGGCGCACCGCATGGCGGCGTGCTGCATTTCCTGATGATCGACATCGACAATTTCAAGATCATCAACGACCAGCAGGGCCACGATGCGGGCGACGCGGTGCTCGTGCGCACGGCCGCCGTCATCGCGGACAAGGCGCAGGGCCATCTGTGCGGCCGCCTGGGCGGCGAGGAATTCGGCATCGTCTACGCAGGCGGCCGCGACGACGCGCGCGCCTTTGCCGGCGCCCTGGTCGAAGCCGTCAGCCAGGCCTTCCATGCCGCCCAGTTCGTGTCGATCAGCGTGGGCGTGGCCGAGCTGGACCGGGGCAAGGACCTGGGCCACAGCTACCGGCTGGCCGACGAGGCCTTGTACCTGGCCAAGCGCCAGGGCAAGAACCGCTATGTGATCGCCTGA
- the purL gene encoding phosphoribosylformylglycinamidine synthase, producing the protein MLILPGSNALSHFRSHRLLSQLQAVSPAIVAVQARYVHFIDASAPLTNDDSTRLGALLTYGEPAQADNTEGAAEEFFVIPRFGTISPWASKATDIAHNCGMAHIKRVERGIAFRINLKSGILGSAIGAGKLTDEQVQAVADLLHDRMTESVLRSADDAKDLFRTLEARPLESIDLLGQGKAALETANTELGLAMSEDEIDYLDAAFTKAGRNPTDVELMMFAQANSEHCRHKIFNADWTIDGVAQPKSLFGMIKNTHELQPKGTVVAYSDNSSIMEGATVSRFYPRGANHEYAASTELTHTLMKVETHNHPTAISPFPGASTGAGGEIRDEGATGRGAKPKAGLTGFTVSNLSLPDAVRSWETAASVTAPLAGRTDADQYGNQYGKPERIASPLQIMIEGPLGGAAFSNEFGRPVLGGYFRTYEQNVGAKEAGAPDAVFGYHKPIMIAGGIGNISAQHTHKNDIPVGSLLVQLGGPGMRIGMGGSAASSMTTGSNTADLDFDSVQRGNPEMERRAQEVINACWQMGADNPIISIHDVGAGGLSNAFPEITNDAKRGAIFDLRKVPLEESGMAPKEIWSNESQERYVLAIAPESLPLFKAMCERERCLFAAVGVATEERQLKLIDPELGNEPVDMPMDVLLGKPPKMQRDVVHVANDFPAIDLTGMDLKDVAQKVLLLPTVADKSFLITIGDRSVGGMTVRDQMVGPWQVPVADCAVTTMSFEGYLGEAMAMGERTPLAVIDAAASGRMAVGEAVTNIAAAAIGDISDIKLSANWMAACGQPGQDAALYDTVKAVGMELCPALGISIPVGKDSLSMRTTWKDESTGAAKSVTSPVSLIVSSFAPVLDVRKSLTPQLKTDKGDTSLILIDLGRGKNRLGASALAQVMGQLGNATPDVDSAEDLKGFFAAIQKLNSDDKLLAYHDRSDGGLYATLTEMAFAGHTGMSVNLDMLTMEGEHSSDWGDAKNWAGQVAERRNELTLRALFSEELGAVIQVRAEEKSLVMDVLRTFNLGACSHIIGKLNDRDVIEFTRDAKLIYTQPRAELHRLWSETSWRIARLRDNPACADAEYDRLLDVQDPGMSPIVTFDQNENIAAPFIATGVRPRVAILREQGVNSHIETAYVMHQAGFTAVDVHMSDLIAGRVKLDDFQGVIAVGGFSYGDVLGAGEGWAKTILFNASLAEQFARFFNRTDSFGLGICNGCQMMSNLKSIIPGAHAWPKFTRNKSEKFEGRFAMVEVMDSPSIFFNGMAGTQAGIAIAHGEGYADFSQTGDITQVTKAMRFVDNKGAATEAYPYNPNGSPEGITSVTTPDGRFTVLMPHAERVFRSVQQSYHPEAWGEDSPWMRMFRNARKFVG; encoded by the coding sequence ATGTTGATACTGCCGGGTTCCAATGCCCTGTCCCATTTCCGTAGCCACCGTCTGTTAAGCCAACTGCAAGCCGTCTCGCCTGCGATTGTTGCCGTGCAAGCACGCTATGTCCATTTCATCGATGCCAGCGCGCCTCTCACCAACGACGACAGCACGCGCCTTGGCGCCTTGCTGACGTACGGCGAGCCGGCCCAGGCTGACAATACGGAAGGCGCTGCCGAAGAATTCTTCGTCATCCCCCGTTTCGGCACGATCTCGCCGTGGGCTTCGAAAGCCACCGACATCGCGCACAACTGCGGCATGGCGCACATCAAGCGCGTCGAACGCGGCATCGCTTTCCGCATCAACCTGAAATCGGGCATCCTGGGCAGCGCCATTGGCGCCGGCAAACTGACGGACGAACAGGTGCAAGCCGTGGCCGACCTGCTGCACGACCGCATGACGGAATCCGTGCTGCGCAGCGCCGACGACGCCAAGGACCTGTTCCGCACCCTGGAAGCGCGCCCGCTGGAATCGATCGATTTGCTGGGGCAGGGCAAGGCCGCGCTGGAAACGGCGAACACGGAACTGGGCCTGGCGATGTCGGAAGACGAAATCGACTACCTGGACGCCGCCTTCACCAAGGCTGGCCGCAACCCGACGGACGTGGAACTGATGATGTTCGCGCAGGCGAACAGCGAGCATTGCCGCCACAAGATCTTCAACGCCGACTGGACCATCGACGGCGTAGCACAGCCGAAGTCGCTGTTCGGCATGATCAAGAACACGCATGAACTGCAGCCGAAGGGCACCGTCGTCGCCTACAGCGACAATTCCTCGATCATGGAAGGCGCGACCGTGTCGCGCTTCTACCCGCGCGGTGCGAACCACGAATACGCGGCGTCGACGGAACTGACGCACACCCTGATGAAGGTGGAAACGCATAACCACCCGACGGCGATTTCTCCATTCCCCGGTGCCTCCACGGGTGCTGGCGGCGAGATCCGCGACGAAGGCGCGACGGGCCGCGGCGCCAAGCCAAAGGCTGGCCTGACCGGTTTCACCGTGTCGAACCTGTCCCTGCCGGATGCCGTGCGCAGCTGGGAAACGGCCGCTTCCGTGACGGCGCCGCTGGCGGGCCGCACGGATGCGGACCAATACGGCAATCAATATGGCAAACCCGAACGCATCGCCTCGCCGCTGCAAATCATGATCGAAGGCCCGTTGGGCGGCGCCGCGTTCTCGAACGAATTCGGCCGTCCGGTCCTGGGCGGCTACTTCCGCACGTATGAACAGAACGTCGGCGCGAAAGAAGCTGGCGCACCGGACGCCGTCTTCGGCTACCACAAGCCGATCATGATTGCGGGCGGCATCGGCAATATCTCGGCGCAGCACACGCACAAGAACGACATCCCCGTCGGCAGCCTGCTGGTGCAGCTCGGTGGCCCGGGCATGCGCATCGGCATGGGCGGCAGCGCCGCCTCGTCGATGACCACCGGCAGCAACACGGCCGACCTGGACTTCGATTCCGTCCAGCGCGGCAATCCTGAAATGGAACGCCGCGCTCAGGAAGTCATCAACGCCTGCTGGCAAATGGGCGCGGACAACCCGATCATCTCGATCCACGACGTGGGTGCGGGCGGCTTGTCGAACGCGTTCCCGGAAATCACCAACGACGCCAAGCGCGGCGCGATTTTCGACTTGCGCAAAGTGCCGCTGGAAGAGTCGGGCATGGCGCCGAAGGAAATCTGGAGCAATGAATCGCAGGAACGCTACGTTCTCGCCATCGCGCCGGAAAGCCTGCCACTGTTCAAAGCCATGTGTGAACGCGAACGCTGTCTGTTCGCCGCCGTGGGCGTGGCCACCGAAGAGCGTCAACTGAAACTGATCGACCCGGAACTCGGTAACGAGCCGGTCGACATGCCGATGGACGTCTTGCTGGGCAAGCCGCCGAAGATGCAACGCGACGTGGTCCACGTGGCCAACGATTTCCCTGCCATTGATCTCACCGGCATGGACTTGAAGGACGTGGCGCAAAAAGTGCTGCTGCTGCCCACCGTGGCCGACAAATCGTTCCTGATCACCATCGGCGACCGCAGCGTGGGCGGCATGACCGTGCGCGACCAGATGGTGGGACCATGGCAAGTGCCGGTGGCCGATTGCGCCGTCACCACCATGAGCTTCGAAGGCTACCTGGGCGAAGCGATGGCCATGGGCGAACGCACGCCGCTGGCCGTCATCGACGCCGCCGCCTCGGGCCGCATGGCCGTGGGCGAAGCCGTCACCAACATCGCCGCCGCAGCCATCGGCGATATCTCCGACATCAAATTGTCCGCCAACTGGATGGCCGCCTGCGGCCAGCCTGGACAGGATGCGGCCCTGTACGACACGGTGAAAGCCGTGGGCATGGAGCTGTGCCCGGCGCTGGGCATCAGCATCCCGGTCGGCAAGGATTCGCTGTCGATGCGCACGACGTGGAAAGACGAGAGCACGGGCGCGGCGAAATCCGTCACGTCGCCGGTGTCGCTGATCGTCTCCTCGTTCGCGCCAGTTCTGGATGTGCGCAAGTCGCTCACGCCGCAACTGAAAACGGACAAGGGCGACACGTCGCTGATCCTGATCGACCTGGGCCGCGGCAAAAACCGCCTCGGTGCATCCGCCCTGGCGCAAGTCATGGGCCAGCTGGGCAATGCCACGCCGGACGTGGACAGCGCGGAAGACCTGAAAGGCTTCTTCGCCGCCATCCAGAAATTGAACAGCGACGACAAGCTGCTGGCCTACCATGACCGTTCGGACGGCGGCCTGTACGCCACCTTGACGGAAATGGCCTTCGCCGGCCACACGGGCATGTCCGTCAACCTCGACATGCTGACCATGGAAGGCGAGCATTCGAGCGACTGGGGCGACGCCAAGAACTGGGCCGGCCAGGTAGCGGAACGCCGCAACGAACTGACCTTGCGCGCCTTGTTCAGCGAAGAGCTGGGCGCCGTCATCCAGGTGCGCGCGGAAGAAAAGTCGCTCGTCATGGACGTGCTGCGCACATTTAACCTGGGCGCCTGCAGCCATATCATCGGCAAATTGAACGACCGCGACGTGATCGAATTCACGCGCGACGCCAAGCTGATTTACACCCAGCCGCGCGCCGAACTGCACCGCCTGTGGAGTGAAACGAGCTGGCGTATCGCCCGCCTGCGCGACAATCCGGCCTGCGCGGACGCTGAATACGACCGCCTGCTGGACGTGCAAGATCCGGGCATGTCGCCGATCGTCACCTTCGACCAGAACGAGAACATCGCCGCGCCATTCATCGCCACCGGCGTGCGACCGCGTGTCGCCATCCTGCGCGAGCAGGGCGTCAACTCGCATATCGAGACGGCGTATGTCATGCACCAGGCAGGTTTTACCGCTGTCGACGTGCACATGAGCGACCTGATTGCCGGCCGCGTGAAACTGGACGACTTCCAGGGCGTCATCGCCGTGGGCGGCTTCTCGTACGGCGACGTGCTGGGCGCGGGCGAAGGCTGGGCGAAAACGATTTTGTTCAACGCCAGCCTGGCGGAACAGTTCGCGCGCTTCTTCAACCGCACGGACAGCTTCGGCCTCGGCATCTGCAACGGCTGCCAGATGATGAGCAATTTGAAATCCATCATCCCCGGCGCCCACGCCTGGCCCAAGTTCACGCGCAACAAGTCGGAGAAATTCGAAGGTCGCTTTGCCATGGTCGAAGTGATGGATTCCCCATCGATCTTCTTCAACGGCATGGCCGGCACGCAAGCCGGCATCGCCATCGCCCACGGCGAAGGCTACGCCGACTTCTCGCAAACGGGCGACATCACCCAGGTCACCAAAGCCATGCGCTTCGTCGACAACAAGGGCGCCGCCACCGAAGCGTACCCGTACAACCCGAACGGCTCGCCGGAAGGTATCACCTCCGTCACTACGCCAGACGGTCGCTTCACGGTGCTGATGCCGCATGCGGAGCGCGTGTTCCGCAGCGTGCAACAGTCTTACCACCCTGAAGCGTGGGGCGAGGATTCGCCGTGGATGCGCATGTTCAGGAATGCACGGAAGTTTGTGGGGTAA